In Burkholderia savannae, one genomic interval encodes:
- a CDS encoding Crp/Fnr family transcriptional regulator, protein MKESKIPVQDFLARLPLFSGLSRGELDNLARGTMRAQVSRGQTVFSRGDPCGGFHMIVYGQIKLSSFSPLGIEKIVRLLGPGDSFGEAVMFMDKPYAVTAKTLSDALLLHVTKAAVTDELDHNPAFARRMLASLSMRLHQLVVDVETYSLRSGTQRVISYLLEQNDAPAESGLQIRLETGKKAIASRLNLTPEHFSRVLRDLCMRELVVVNGRDIFIPDVDRLRSEMQY, encoded by the coding sequence ATGAAAGAAAGCAAGATCCCGGTGCAGGACTTCCTTGCACGGTTGCCGCTCTTCAGCGGGCTTTCGCGCGGCGAGCTCGACAATCTCGCGCGGGGCACGATGCGCGCGCAGGTGTCGCGCGGGCAGACAGTGTTCAGCCGCGGTGACCCGTGCGGCGGCTTTCATATGATCGTCTACGGGCAGATCAAGCTGAGCTCGTTTTCGCCGCTCGGCATCGAGAAGATCGTGCGTCTGCTCGGGCCGGGAGACAGCTTCGGCGAAGCGGTGATGTTCATGGACAAGCCGTACGCGGTGACGGCGAAGACGCTCTCCGACGCGCTACTCCTGCACGTGACGAAGGCCGCCGTGACCGACGAGCTCGATCACAACCCGGCGTTCGCGCGCAGGATGCTCGCGAGCCTCAGCATGCGGCTGCATCAGCTCGTCGTCGACGTCGAGACGTATTCGCTGCGCTCGGGCACGCAGCGCGTGATCAGCTATCTGCTCGAGCAGAACGACGCACCCGCGGAATCCGGCCTGCAGATCCGGCTCGAGACGGGCAAGAAGGCGATCGCGTCGCGGCTGAATCTCACGCCCGAGCACTTCTCGCGCGTGCTGCGCGATCTCTGCATGCGCGAGCTTGTCGTCGTCAACGGCCGCGACATCTTCATCCCCGACGTCGATCGGCTACGCTCCGAGATGCAGTACTGA